A part of Clostridia bacterium genomic DNA contains:
- a CDS encoding helix-turn-helix transcriptional regulator: protein MPNQIFELKELSVSPKELSLYVPPIVWKGDSVGHIGVNDLFFWVLEGECFLNIDSKTHIIRPNQLAFLPKGKMRAYTHASEHFSMYEMAFSATSNGENLMNILGLCEQNFVVDIPNPAEMTALFENSNRIEFTKNPLHDLKWCANIINIISIYTEERRKLSDNDNNTFKVVLEYMSNNLSSPIKIEELASLVYMQPTYFIKKFGDTYGLPPMTYLNRMRMYKAMGMLAGTEKSIEQISHEIGISDVSYFARVFKKHCGISPTAYRAEFKKL, encoded by the coding sequence ATGCCAAACCAAATTTTCGAATTAAAAGAATTGTCTGTCTCACCCAAAGAGCTTTCTCTATACGTTCCGCCTATTGTTTGGAAAGGCGACTCTGTCGGTCACATTGGTGTAAACGATTTATTCTTCTGGGTGCTTGAAGGGGAATGCTTTTTAAATATTGATTCCAAAACCCACATCATAAGACCCAACCAGCTTGCGTTTTTGCCCAAAGGCAAAATGCGTGCCTATACACACGCCTCAGAACACTTTTCTATGTACGAAATGGCATTTTCCGCCACCTCAAACGGAGAAAACCTGATGAACATCTTAGGACTTTGTGAACAAAACTTTGTAGTTGATATTCCAAATCCTGCCGAAATGACTGCTCTGTTTGAAAATTCCAACCGGATTGAGTTCACTAAAAATCCCTTGCATGATTTAAAATGGTGTGCAAATATCATCAACATCATCAGCATATATACCGAGGAAAGACGCAAGCTTTCCGATAACGACAACAACACTTTCAAAGTTGTTTTGGAATACATGTCAAACAACCTTTCAAGCCCCATAAAAATTGAAGAACTTGCTTCCCTTGTGTATATGCAACCCACCTATTTTATCAAAAAATTCGGTGATACATATGGTCTGCCTCCCATGACCTATCTAAATCGCATGCGTATGTATAAAGCCATGGGTATGCTTGCAGGAACAGAAAAGAGCATAGAACAGATTTCACACGAAATCGGCATTTCGGACGTTTCCTATTTCGCGCGTGTATTCAAAAAGCATTGCGGCATTTCCCCGACCGCTTATCGGGCGGAATTTAAAAAGCTTTAA
- a CDS encoding beta-lactamase family protein, whose protein sequence is MKTLDKSLLYEKVSATIQKDIEECNLAGAAVMVAQHGELLLDARFGFSNYLTQKPLKRNAMFRLASMTKPVTAVATMIGAQKGWFDLNAPVSKHFPEFEKALCRSVGRRKSCSGP, encoded by the coding sequence ATGAAAACATTAGATAAATCCCTGCTGTACGAAAAGGTTTCTGCCACCATCCAAAAAGATATTGAAGAATGTAATCTTGCAGGCGCAGCGGTCATGGTGGCACAGCACGGCGAGCTTTTGTTGGATGCGCGGTTCGGATTCAGCAACTATTTAACCCAAAAACCGCTTAAGCGAAATGCAATGTTCCGTTTAGCATCCATGACAAAACCCGTAACTGCCGTGGCAACAATGATTGGTGCACAAAAGGGCTGGTTTGACTTAAACGCCCCTGTAAGCAAGCATTTTCCCGAATTTGAAAAAGCTTTATGTAGGTCGGTTGGAAGGAGGAAGAGTTGTTCCGGACCATAA
- a CDS encoding beta-lactamase family protein produces the protein MEGGRVVPDHKPKKAVCLHQLLSHNNGFMASSPLYEVQENAMPLSAFENNKTAVRYCLENTCLTLEPYFETGYSGYFAYDLIALLLERHSGLQYADFIAEYIFKPLGIRDITYTPTSEQWQRAVTMFDKTVGRCGANVDMGNHTFEGFPLSYTCAGAGLMGSIEDYFVFAEMLRNGGTYNGVEIVKPDLFSKIYQKYVPMEYMPKGSRHTWGLGVRIAVNDLNLPDGCWGWSGAYGTHFWIDPVNDITAVYMKNNRWHDSRGCGSTGGKFEADVMASLR, from the coding sequence TTGGAAGGAGGAAGAGTTGTTCCGGACCATAAGCCCAAAAAGGCGGTTTGTCTGCATCAGCTTTTGTCCCACAACAACGGATTTATGGCATCAAGTCCCCTTTATGAAGTGCAGGAAAATGCCATGCCCCTTTCTGCTTTTGAAAACAACAAGACCGCTGTCAGATATTGTCTTGAAAATACCTGCTTAACTTTAGAGCCATACTTTGAAACGGGCTACAGTGGATATTTTGCCTATGATTTAATCGCGCTTTTACTTGAACGGCACAGTGGTCTGCAATATGCCGATTTCATTGCCGAATATATTTTTAAACCGCTCGGCATTCGGGATATTACCTACACACCCACAAGCGAGCAATGGCAACGCGCCGTAACCATGTTTGATAAAACCGTTGGCAGATGTGGTGCAAATGTGGATATGGGCAATCACACCTTTGAAGGATTTCCTTTAAGCTACACCTGTGCAGGTGCCGGGCTGATGGGCAGTATTGAGGATTATTTTGTGTTTGCCGAAATGCTTCGGAATGGTGGCACTTACAACGGCGTGGAAATTGTAAAACCTGATCTTTTTTCAAAAATTTATCAAAAATATGTACCTATGGAATATATGCCGAAAGGATCACGGCACACCTGGGGCTTAGGTGTAAGAATCGCCGTAAACGATTTAAACCTCCCGGACGGTTGCTGGGGCTGGAGCGGCGCTTATGGCACCCATTTCTGGATAGACCCTGTAAACGATATAACTGCTGTTTATATGAAAAACAACCGCTGGCACGACAGTCGAGGCTGCGGAAGCACCGGCGGAAAATTTGAAGCCGACGTTATGGCTTCTCTCAGATAA
- a CDS encoding beta-galactosidase trimerization domain-containing protein: protein MWYSDSYRRHLCDMHIEDWNEQFLSAFSIEDYVQNLKTANIQNAMIYLQSHVGLCNFPTKTGHMHKAFIGNEDKIKRLIDLCHKNNILVTGYYSLNYNTIEHDMHPDWQMKTLSGKSQREGGMSDGETLDFASVRKTRYGFCCPNNPDYRNFVYAQIKDMTDYFDCEGYFFDMPFWPHTCYCDKCKQRWAKEFGGDIPVKPKNGTDDFYRLVEAKNRWMGEWIQSVTDCVKKIDSSLSVEHNFASAIAADYYSGCTEPVNEASDFVGGDLYGGILNHSLACKFYKNITKNQPFDYMFSRCKPALQSHTLTKSSDEMKTEVMLTAAHHGATMVIDAIDPIGTLDKRVYERIGEVFAFQKMYEPYFKGEMLEDIGLYYSLKSNFIFRDEPFTSKTACINASKFMIEHHIPFGVTGPYHSLDKYKTVILPLLAKSEQNDNERIIDYVKNGGKVFLSGADNPTLIEALLDCKIQGRTDEINIYIAPEQGCEDLFYGFNQKYPLPFSGSAPILQLKDNCEILAKITLPYTKPSENRFASIHSDPPGIPTDFPAVVLKTYGKGEILWSAVNLESMGFYEYGEIFMNLLKKLTDFEALSFKSNAPEDVEITVFENGDEMTVNTVLVNEKTVAPIISPFEIRVKTAQEPKSVTLLPENESINFRFENGYTVFNTRELKIFDMYRIQK from the coding sequence ATGTGGTATTCGGATTCGTACAGACGGCATTTGTGTGATATGCACATTGAGGATTGGAATGAGCAGTTTTTATCAGCGTTTTCCATTGAAGATTATGTGCAAAACTTAAAAACCGCAAACATTCAGAACGCAATGATTTACCTGCAGTCGCATGTGGGCTTGTGTAACTTCCCCACCAAAACGGGACATATGCACAAGGCGTTCATCGGAAACGAAGATAAGATTAAACGTCTGATTGATTTGTGTCATAAGAACAATATTTTAGTGACCGGCTATTACAGCTTAAATTACAACACAATCGAGCACGATATGCACCCCGACTGGCAGATGAAAACCCTTTCGGGCAAGTCACAGCGCGAGGGTGGAATGTCAGACGGTGAAACGCTCGACTTTGCATCTGTACGAAAAACCAGATACGGTTTTTGCTGTCCCAACAACCCCGATTACAGAAATTTTGTGTATGCACAGATAAAGGATATGACCGATTATTTTGATTGCGAGGGCTATTTCTTTGATATGCCCTTTTGGCCGCACACCTGCTATTGTGACAAGTGTAAGCAACGCTGGGCAAAAGAATTCGGTGGCGACATACCTGTAAAACCGAAAAACGGAACTGATGATTTTTACAGACTTGTAGAAGCTAAAAACAGATGGATGGGTGAATGGATACAGTCGGTAACCGATTGTGTGAAAAAGATAGATTCATCCCTTTCTGTAGAGCATAATTTTGCTTCTGCCATTGCTGCAGACTACTATTCCGGATGTACAGAGCCCGTAAATGAAGCCAGCGATTTTGTGGGCGGTGATTTGTACGGTGGTATTTTAAACCATTCCCTTGCCTGCAAATTTTATAAAAACATCACAAAAAATCAGCCCTTTGATTATATGTTTTCAAGATGTAAGCCCGCGCTTCAGTCCCACACACTTACCAAATCCTCTGACGAGATGAAAACAGAGGTTATGCTAACTGCCGCACATCACGGTGCAACCATGGTGATTGACGCAATCGACCCGATTGGTACCCTTGATAAACGCGTATACGAACGCATTGGCGAAGTTTTTGCATTTCAGAAAATGTACGAGCCGTATTTTAAAGGCGAAATGTTGGAAGATATTGGCCTTTATTACAGCTTAAAAAGCAATTTTATATTCAGGGATGAGCCATTTACTTCCAAAACCGCCTGCATAAACGCCTCCAAATTTATGATAGAGCATCATATTCCCTTTGGCGTCACAGGTCCTTATCATTCTCTTGACAAGTACAAAACCGTCATTTTGCCTTTGCTTGCCAAATCTGAACAAAATGACAACGAGCGAATTATAGATTATGTAAAAAACGGTGGAAAAGTCTTTTTAAGCGGCGCAGACAACCCTACGCTGATTGAGGCGCTTTTGGACTGCAAGATACAGGGCAGAACAGATGAGATAAACATTTATATTGCTCCCGAGCAAGGCTGTGAAGACTTGTTTTACGGATTCAACCAAAAGTATCCGCTACCCTTTTCGGGAAGCGCGCCTATCCTGCAATTAAAAGACAATTGCGAAATTCTGGCAAAAATCACACTGCCCTACACAAAGCCTTCCGAGAATCGCTTTGCTTCCATTCACTCCGACCCTCCGGGCATACCAACAGACTTCCCGGCAGTTGTTTTAAAAACTTACGGCAAGGGTGAAATTCTCTGGTCTGCCGTTAATTTGGAGAGTATGGGATTTTATGAATACGGCGAAATTTTCATGAATTTGCTGAAAAAATTAACAGATTTTGAGGCATTATCCTTTAAAAGCAATGCGCCCGAGGATGTGGAAATCACCGTTTTTGAAAACGGTGACGAAATGACCGTAAATACCGTTCTTGTAAACGAAAAAACGGTTGCCCCCATCATTTCTCCCTTTGAAATTCGGGTAAAGACGGCTCAAGAGCCAAAATCCGTGACCCTACTCCCCGAAAATGAAAGCATAAACTTTCGCTTTGAAAACGGATACACCGTTTTCAACACACGAGAACTTAAAATCTTTGATATGTATCGTATTCAAAAGTAA